In Fusobacterium canifelinum, a genomic segment contains:
- a CDS encoding AbgT family transporter, translated as MNERKGIMGKIIAVSNRLPHPVTIFIIFSIIVGILSVIFSKMGVSVEIEAINRSTKQVELQTYSVKSLFDSEGIRWIFEEAVPNFIGFAPLGVVLFFSLFFNFLNEVGLFPSFLKKSMQKIKGKYMSLFIAFLGVNSSFAGDIGYVLVIPIAGILYKQLKRNPIAGILLGFSSTSAGFAACLVSIDALLGGLSTSAMSIVNPNYIVTPLANSIFMFFYTFFITFIIAYINDKFIEPKVNQYFPEELVNNNEIEEKFTELSSDENKGLKYAGIGFLVSIGIILLLSVPSNAPLRNPETGLLLLGWSPLLSAIIPVICLIFFIPGIFYGIATKKIKNDKDLMTLLFKSLDGFGAFIVLCFFSSIFISWFSYSQLGIIIAAKGGQFLSEIGLTRIPLMIVFILFCSFINLFIGSMSSKYVLIAPIFLPMLYKMGVSPELSQLAYRLGDSATNIVSPLMSFFPLVLIYCNKYNKKFGFGDLLAYMMPHAIVILITSIVFFGIWLIFNLPIGFNTVNFF; from the coding sequence ATGAATGAACGAAAAGGTATTATGGGGAAAATAATAGCTGTGTCAAATCGTCTACCACACCCAGTTACTATTTTTATTATTTTTTCTATTATTGTTGGAATTTTATCTGTAATATTTTCAAAAATGGGAGTTTCTGTTGAAATTGAAGCTATCAATCGTTCAACAAAACAGGTTGAACTTCAAACTTATTCAGTAAAAAGCTTATTTGATTCTGAAGGAATTAGATGGATATTCGAAGAAGCAGTTCCAAACTTCATAGGTTTTGCTCCTTTGGGTGTTGTTTTATTCTTTTCACTTTTCTTTAATTTTTTAAATGAAGTGGGTTTATTTCCAAGTTTTTTAAAAAAATCTATGCAAAAAATTAAAGGAAAGTATATGTCATTATTTATTGCATTTTTAGGAGTTAACTCTTCTTTTGCAGGAGATATAGGCTATGTTCTTGTTATTCCAATAGCTGGAATTTTATATAAACAATTAAAAAGAAATCCAATAGCTGGAATTTTACTTGGGTTTTCATCAACTTCAGCAGGATTTGCAGCCTGTTTAGTATCTATTGATGCTCTCCTTGGAGGACTTTCTACATCTGCTATGAGTATTGTTAATCCAAATTATATTGTAACTCCTTTGGCTAACTCAATTTTTATGTTTTTCTATACATTTTTTATAACTTTTATAATTGCATATATAAATGATAAATTTATTGAGCCTAAGGTCAATCAATATTTTCCAGAAGAATTAGTTAATAATAATGAAATAGAAGAAAAGTTTACTGAATTAAGTTCTGATGAAAATAAAGGGTTAAAATATGCAGGTATTGGATTTTTAGTTTCAATAGGAATTATACTTTTATTATCTGTTCCAAGTAATGCGCCTCTTAGAAATCCTGAAACTGGACTTTTACTTCTGGGTTGGAGTCCTCTTTTATCAGCTATAATCCCTGTTATATGTCTAATATTTTTTATTCCAGGAATATTTTATGGGATAGCAACAAAAAAAATAAAAAATGATAAGGATTTAATGACTTTACTTTTTAAATCATTAGATGGTTTTGGAGCATTTATAGTATTATGTTTCTTTTCATCTATATTTATATCTTGGTTTTCTTATTCTCAATTAGGAATAATAATTGCTGCCAAAGGTGGGCAATTTCTTTCTGAGATTGGTTTGACTAGAATACCACTTATGATAGTATTTATATTATTTTGTTCTTTTATAAATTTATTTATAGGCTCTATGAGTAGCAAATATGTATTAATTGCTCCAATTTTCTTACCTATGTTATATAAAATGGGAGTCTCTCCTGAATTATCTCAATTGGCTTACAGGCTTGGAGATTCTGCTACAAATATAGTTTCTCCTCTTATGAGTTTTTTCCCACTTGTTTTAATTTATTGTAATAAATATAATAAAAAATTTGGATTTGGTGATTTATTGGCATATATGATGCCTCATGCCATTGTAATTTTGATAACTAGTATTGTATTCTTTGGAATATGGTTGATATTTAATCTTCCTATTGGATTTAATACTGTAAACTTTTTCTAA
- a CDS encoding autotransporter serine protease fusolisin, translated as MGGKVIKNKLILIGLAAILLVSCGGSGGGGGSSNLPINPGNNGASIPAKPEIEDIINPTNPGNTVNPTVPVPNNPANPSNPVNNVKRESLEELRARMDEIKVKEHILKEQSDSSEIIPKDTRVLNGNKVKVGVLDGDFINRKTFIENKFGDIQIIDRNPRPKNSDHGELVLKALREENKLGLIAGSIGENYDKNPGTGVIPKLETYEKVLEKFDPNQKVKVFSQSWGVPETIGNYSRQSGDNRMRALSSGELDEGRKIFNFYEELVNKDSLFVWANGNTLINNQNQVVLFNDAYYQAGLPYLYSDLEKGWITVVGVKKNDGNTLNKHYTSTPHLAYPGNAKWWAISADAEVTDSLGKIHRGSSFAAPRVARAAALVAEKYDWMTADQVRQTLFTTTDRTNIDENETYIRNVVTEPDEKYGWGMLNQERALKGPGAFINIRRQYEHAQNSNNIFKANIPENKVSYFENDIVGNGGLEKLGKGTLHLIGNNSYERGSVVKEGTLEIHKVHASQVNIENQGTLVLHSKAIIGYNTNPYSVIDSEEITASDIIAKDVDNKGTVKVKGTTAIIGGDYIAHSGSKTEMDFSSKVRVLGKVDIQGGAITLSSDKYITLGEKSTLIEASKVQGNISTVETNGMRTANVEVEDGKVVATLSRQNPVEYIGENAEASSKNVAENVEKVFQDLDQKVLSGTATKEELTMGSTLQNMTTTGFVSATEMMSGEVYASAQALTFSQAQNVNRDLSNRLAGLDNFKNSNKDSEVWFSVLGSAGKLRREGYASADTRVTGGQFGINTKFEGTTTLGVALNYSYAKANFNRYAGESKSNIVGVSFYGKQELPYGFYTAGRLGLSNVSSKVERELLTSTGETLTGKINHHDKMLSAYVEIGKKIGWFTPFIGYSQDYLRRGSFNESEASWGIKADSKNYRATNFLVGARAEYVGDKYKLQAYVTQAINTDKRDLTYEGNFTGSNVRQKFQGVKQAKNTTWIGFGVFREISPVFGVYGNVDFRVEDKKWADSVISTGLQYRF; from the coding sequence ATGGGGGGAAAAGTAATAAAAAATAAGTTAATATTAATAGGTCTAGCAGCTATTTTACTTGTAAGTTGTGGAGGTAGTGGAGGTGGAGGAGGAAGCTCAAATCTGCCAATAAATCCAGGAAATAATGGAGCATCTATACCTGCAAAACCAGAGATAGAAGATATAATAAATCCAACTAATCCAGGAAATACAGTTAATCCAACTGTACCAGTACCAAATAATCCAGCTAATCCGAGTAATCCAGTTAATAATGTGAAAAGAGAATCACTTGAAGAGCTTAGAGCAAGAATGGATGAAATAAAAGTAAAAGAACATATTTTAAAAGAGCAAAGTGATTCTAGTGAAATTATTCCTAAAGATACTAGAGTACTTAATGGTAATAAGGTTAAAGTAGGGGTTTTAGACGGAGACTTTATTAATAGAAAAACTTTTATAGAGAATAAGTTTGGAGACATTCAAATTATAGATAGAAATCCTAGACCTAAGAATAGTGATCATGGAGAGTTAGTTTTAAAAGCATTAAGAGAAGAAAATAAATTAGGTTTAATTGCTGGTAGTATAGGAGAAAATTATGATAAAAATCCAGGGACAGGAGTTATACCTAAGTTAGAAACATATGAAAAGGTTTTAGAAAAATTTGATCCTAATCAAAAGGTGAAAGTTTTTTCACAATCTTGGGGAGTTCCAGAGACAATTGGAAATTATAGTAGACAGAGTGGAGATAATAGAATGAGAGCTCTTTCATCTGGAGAACTAGATGAAGGAAGGAAAATATTCAATTTTTATGAAGAACTAGTAAATAAAGATAGTCTTTTTGTTTGGGCAAATGGAAATACTTTAATAAATAATCAAAATCAAGTAGTACTTTTTAATGATGCTTACTATCAAGCAGGTCTACCTTACCTTTATTCAGATTTAGAAAAAGGGTGGATTACTGTTGTAGGAGTTAAGAAAAATGATGGTAATACATTAAATAAACATTATACAAGTACACCACATTTAGCATATCCAGGAAATGCAAAGTGGTGGGCAATTTCAGCTGATGCAGAAGTTACTGATAGTTTAGGAAAAATTCATAGAGGTTCATCTTTTGCAGCACCAAGAGTTGCAAGAGCAGCAGCCTTAGTTGCAGAGAAATATGATTGGATGACAGCTGACCAAGTTAGGCAAACTTTATTTACTACAACAGATAGAACAAATATAGATGAAAATGAAACATATATTAGAAATGTAGTCACTGAACCTGATGAAAAATATGGTTGGGGAATGTTAAATCAAGAAAGAGCATTAAAAGGTCCAGGAGCTTTTATTAATATTCGTAGACAATATGAACATGCTCAAAATTCTAATAATATATTTAAAGCTAATATACCTGAAAATAAAGTTTCATATTTTGAGAATGATATTGTTGGGAATGGAGGACTTGAAAAACTTGGAAAAGGGACTTTACATTTAATAGGAAATAACTCATATGAAAGAGGAAGTGTTGTAAAAGAAGGAACATTAGAAATTCATAAAGTTCATGCCAGTCAAGTAAATATTGAAAATCAAGGAACATTGGTATTACATAGTAAGGCAATTATTGGCTATAATACTAATCCATATAGTGTAATAGATAGTGAAGAAATAACAGCTAGTGATATAATTGCTAAAGATGTAGATAATAAAGGTACAGTTAAAGTAAAAGGAACAACTGCAATTATTGGAGGAGACTATATTGCACATTCAGGCTCTAAAACAGAAATGGACTTTTCATCAAAAGTAAGAGTTTTGGGAAAGGTTGATATTCAAGGAGGAGCTATAACTTTATCTTCAGATAAATATATAACTTTAGGAGAAAAATCTACTTTAATAGAAGCTTCAAAAGTTCAAGGAAATATTTCAACTGTAGAAACAAATGGAATGAGAACAGCTAATGTAGAAGTAGAAGATGGGAAAGTAGTAGCAACATTATCAAGACAAAATCCAGTTGAATACATAGGAGAAAATGCAGAAGCCTCATCTAAAAATGTAGCAGAAAATGTTGAAAAAGTATTCCAAGATTTAGATCAAAAAGTATTATCTGGAACAGCAACAAAAGAAGAATTAACTATGGGATCAACATTACAAAATATGACAACAACGGGCTTTGTATCAGCGACAGAAATGATGTCAGGAGAAGTATATGCATCAGCACAAGCATTGACTTTCTCACAAGCGCAAAATGTAAATAGAGATTTATCAAATAGATTAGCAGGATTAGATAATTTTAAAAACTCTAATAAAGACTCAGAAGTATGGTTCTCAGTATTAGGAAGTGCAGGAAAGTTAAGAAGAGAAGGATATGCCTCAGCAGACACAAGAGTGACAGGAGGACAATTTGGTATAAATACTAAATTTGAAGGAACGACAACTCTAGGAGTAGCGCTAAACTATTCATATGCAAAAGCAAACTTCAATAGATATGCAGGAGAATCAAAGAGTAATATAGTAGGAGTATCATTCTATGGAAAACAAGAATTACCATATGGATTCTATACAGCAGGAAGATTAGGATTATCAAATGTTTCATCAAAGGTAGAAAGAGAATTATTGACATCAACAGGTGAAACATTAACAGGAAAGATAAATCACCATGATAAAATGTTATCAGCATATGTAGAAATAGGAAAGAAAATAGGATGGTTTACACCATTTATAGGATATTCACAAGATTATTTAAGAAGAGGAAGTTTCAATGAATCAGAAGCATCTTGGGGAATAAAAGCAGATAGTAAGAATTATAGAGCAACAAATTTCTTAGTAGGAGCAAGGGCAGAATATGTAGGAGATAAATATAAACTACAAGCGTATGTAACACAAGCGATAAATACAGATAAGAGAGATTTGACTTATGAAGGAAACTTTACAGGAAGTAATGTAAGACAAAAATTCCAAGGAGTGAAACAAGCAAAGAACACAACATGGATAGGTTTTGGAGTATTTAGAGAAATAAGCCCAGTATTTGGAGTATATGGAAATGTAGATTTCAGAGTAGAAGATAAGAAATGGGCAGATTCAGTGATCTCAACAGGATTACAATACAGATTCTAA
- a CDS encoding MurR/RpiR family transcriptional regulator: MNEIHKLYKKNYTKLTKTEKRIAEFISKNPKKLITLSALELGKELGISDASVLRFSKNIGFNKFSDFKNYVALELSEGNLNERIIKNWNNFTSENDLANKIINADLRNIQDFLLNIDFELIEKLIDLIEKSKKIYILGIGASRAIAQFMFWHIKRLGYNSNCIIEGGFGLYEEISKIKKEELLILFAFPKFLNDEINTLKVIKEKKAKSVVITSSLFSEISFLGDVVFRVPIQNNAFLNSYMVPMEFCNIVLTSLFEKNKEKIYEEWKKNSNIKKFLFIQEN, from the coding sequence ATGAATGAAATACATAAATTATATAAAAAAAATTATACTAAATTAACAAAAACAGAAAAAAGAATAGCAGAGTTTATATCAAAAAATCCTAAAAAATTAATTACTTTATCTGCACTTGAACTAGGAAAAGAGCTTGGAATAAGTGATGCTTCTGTTTTAAGATTTTCTAAAAATATAGGCTTTAATAAATTTAGTGATTTTAAAAATTATGTGGCTCTTGAATTAAGTGAAGGAAATTTGAATGAGAGAATAATAAAAAATTGGAATAATTTTACTTCTGAAAATGACCTTGCTAATAAAATTATAAATGCAGATTTAAGAAATATCCAAGATTTTCTATTGAATATAGATTTTGAACTAATAGAAAAATTAATTGATTTGATAGAAAAAAGTAAGAAAATATACATTTTAGGAATAGGTGCAAGTAGAGCTATTGCACAGTTTATGTTTTGGCATATCAAGCGATTGGGTTATAATAGTAACTGTATAATTGAAGGTGGATTTGGTTTATATGAAGAAATATCTAAAATAAAAAAAGAAGAATTGCTTATTTTATTTGCATTCCCTAAATTTTTAAATGATGAAATCAATACACTAAAAGTTATTAAAGAAAAAAAAGCAAAAAGTGTTGTTATAACAAGTAGCTTATTCTCAGAAATTAGTTTTTTAGGAGATGTTGTTTTTAGAGTTCCTATTCAAAATAATGCTTTTTTAAATTCATATATGGTTCCTATGGAATTTTGTAATATAGTGCTTACAAGCCTTTTTGAAAAAAATAAAGAAAAAATTTATGAAGAGTGGAAGAAAAATAGTAACATAAAAAAGTTCTTATTTATTCAAGAAAATTAA
- a CDS encoding aminopeptidase P family protein encodes MLNKEVYVNRRKKLKENFKDGLILIMGNNFSPLDCEDNTYPFIQDATFKYYFGIDHNGLIGIIDIDKNEEIIFGNDYTMSDIIWMGKQKFLKELALEVGIEKFLEKEELKKYLENRKNIRFTNQYKADSIMYLSSILNINPFKFNDYTSFDLVKAIIKQRNIKDKIEIEEIKKAVNITKEMHLSAMRNVKAGMKEYELVAEVEKQPRKYNAYYSFQTILSKNGQILHNHSHLNILKEGDLVLLDCGALSDEGYCGDMTTTFPVSGKFTERQKTIHNIVRDMFDRAKDLARAGITYKEVHLEACKVLAENMKKLNLMKGEIEDIVSLGAHALFMPHGLGHMMGMTVHDMENFGEINVGYEEKEKKSTQFGLSSLRLAKKLEIGNIFTIEPGIYFIPELFEKWKNEKLHEEFLNYDEIEKYMDFGGIRMERDILIQEDGTSRILGDKFPRTADEIEEYMEIYRK; translated from the coding sequence ATGTTGAATAAAGAAGTGTATGTAAATAGAAGAAAAAAATTAAAGGAAAACTTTAAAGATGGTTTAATTTTAATAATGGGAAATAATTTTTCTCCTCTTGATTGTGAAGATAACACATATCCATTTATCCAAGATGCCACTTTTAAATATTATTTTGGTATTGATCATAATGGATTAATTGGAATTATTGATATAGATAAAAATGAAGAAATAATTTTTGGTAACGATTACACAATGTCAGATATTATTTGGATGGGAAAACAAAAGTTTTTAAAAGAATTAGCTCTTGAAGTTGGGATAGAAAAATTTCTTGAAAAAGAAGAATTAAAAAAATATTTAGAAAATAGAAAAAATATAAGGTTTACTAATCAATACAAAGCAGATAGTATTATGTATTTGAGTTCAATCTTGAATATAAATCCTTTTAAATTTAATGACTATACTTCTTTTGATTTAGTGAAAGCAATTATTAAACAAAGAAATATTAAAGATAAGATAGAAATTGAAGAGATAAAGAAAGCAGTTAATATAACAAAGGAAATGCATCTTTCTGCCATGAGAAATGTAAAAGCTGGAATGAAAGAGTATGAACTTGTTGCAGAAGTAGAAAAACAACCAAGAAAATATAATGCCTATTATTCATTTCAAACTATACTTAGTAAGAATGGACAAATTTTACATAACCATAGCCATTTAAATATATTAAAAGAGGGAGATTTAGTTTTACTTGATTGTGGAGCATTAAGTGATGAAGGTTATTGTGGTGACATGACAACAACTTTTCCTGTAAGTGGTAAATTTACTGAAAGACAAAAGACTATACATAATATAGTAAGAGATATGTTTGATAGAGCAAAAGATTTAGCAAGAGCAGGAATTACATATAAGGAAGTACACTTGGAGGCTTGTAAGGTTTTAGCAGAAAATATGAAAAAACTTAATCTTATGAAGGGAGAAATTGAAGATATAGTTAGCTTAGGAGCACATGCTCTATTTATGCCACATGGTTTAGGACATATGATGGGAATGACAGTCCATGATATGGAAAATTTTGGAGAAATAAATGTTGGTTATGAAGAAAAAGAAAAAAAATCAACTCAATTTGGTTTGTCTTCTTTAAGGCTTGCTAAAAAATTGGAAATAGGAAATATTTTTACTATTGAACCAGGAATATACTTCATACCAGAACTTTTTGAAAAATGGAAGAATGAAAAATTACATGAAGAATTTTTAAACTATGATGAGATAGAAAAGTATATGGATTTTGGTGGAATTAGAATGGAAAGAGATATTTTAATTCAAGAAGATGGAACAAGTAGAATTTTAGGAGATAAATTCCCAAGAACTGCTGATGAAATAGAAGAATATATGGAAATATATAGAAAATAA
- a CDS encoding MazG nucleotide pyrophosphohydrolase domain-containing protein → MENIQQELLKKLSDESSINEIQSYIKKVMEIRGFNKEKSSDKILLLVEEVGELAKAIRKNESKLGIDKTKEYNYSSVESEIADVLIVLLSICDILNIDLFKVFLEKEEENIKRIWSVNK, encoded by the coding sequence ATGGAGAATATTCAACAAGAACTACTAAAAAAGCTATCAGATGAGTCTTCTATAAATGAAATACAAAGTTATATAAAGAAAGTTATGGAGATAAGAGGTTTTAATAAAGAAAAGTCCTCAGATAAAATTTTGTTGTTGGTTGAGGAAGTTGGAGAGTTAGCTAAAGCTATAAGAAAAAATGAGAGTAAGCTAGGAATAGATAAGACTAAGGAATACAACTACTCTTCTGTTGAAAGTGAAATAGCGGATGTCTTAATAGTTCTTTTATCTATATGTGATATTTTAAATATAGATTTATTTAAAGTGTTTTTAGAGAAAGAAGAAGAAAATATTAAAAGAATCTGGTCAGTAAATAAATAA
- a CDS encoding macro domain-containing protein has protein sequence MYKDIIKLVSGDITKIPEVETIVNAANNYLEMGGGVCGAIFRAAGSELIKECKELGGCKTGEAVITKGYNLPNKYIIHTVGPRYSTGENGEAEKLASAYYESLKLAKRKRIRKIAFPSVSTGIYRFPVEEGAEIALSTAVKFLDENPDSFDLILWVLDEKTYIVYKEKYKKLIEI, from the coding sequence ATGTATAAAGATATTATAAAATTAGTAAGTGGAGATATAACAAAAATTCCAGAAGTTGAAACAATAGTAAATGCAGCTAATAACTATCTTGAAATGGGTGGTGGAGTTTGTGGAGCAATTTTTAGAGCAGCTGGAAGCGAACTTATTAAAGAATGTAAAGAATTAGGAGGCTGTAAAACAGGAGAAGCAGTGATAACTAAGGGATATAATCTTCCAAATAAATACATTATTCACACAGTGGGGCCAAGATACTCAACAGGTGAAAATGGAGAAGCCGAAAAACTTGCATCAGCTTACTATGAAAGTTTAAAATTAGCTAAAAGAAAAAGAATTAGAAAAATAGCTTTTCCTTCGGTTTCAACAGGAATATATCGTTTTCCAGTGGAAGAAGGAGCAGAGATTGCTCTTAGTACTGCTGTAAAATTTTTAGATGAAAATCCTGATAGTTTTGATTTAATTTTGTGGGTATTAGATGAAAAAACCTATATTGTATATAAAGAAAAATATAAAAAACTTATAGAAATATAA
- a CDS encoding sodium-dependent transporter: MSAIEKRDGFTTKWGFILACIGSAVGMGNIWRFPVLVSEMGGMTFLIPYFIFVIFIGSTGVIEEFALGRSAGAGPVGAFGMCTEMRGNRSIGEKIGIIPILGSLALAIGYSCVMGWVFKYAWMSISGSMYAMQSDIDLIGSTFGQTASAWGANFWIIIALIVSFIIMSMGIASGIEKANKIMMPVLFILFVLLGIYIIFQPGSSGGYKYIFTVNLEGLANPKIWIYAFGQAFFSLSVAGNGSVIYGSYLSKSEDIPNSAKNVAFFDTLAALLAAFVIIPAMAVGGAELSSGGPGLMFIYLINIMNNMAGGRIIEVIFYLCILFAGVSSIINLYEAPVAFLQEKFKANRITATAIIHIVGCIVAVCIQGIVSQWMDVVSIYICPLGALLAAVMFFWVARKEFAEEAVNMGSNKKIGSWFYPAGKYVYCLLALVALIAGALLGGIG; encoded by the coding sequence ATGAGTGCTATTGAAAAGCGTGATGGTTTTACAACAAAATGGGGCTTTATCTTAGCTTGTATTGGTTCTGCTGTTGGAATGGGTAATATTTGGAGATTTCCTGTTCTTGTTTCTGAAATGGGTGGAATGACTTTCTTAATTCCTTATTTTATTTTTGTAATTTTTATTGGTTCTACTGGGGTTATAGAAGAATTTGCCTTAGGTCGTTCAGCTGGTGCAGGACCTGTTGGTGCATTTGGAATGTGTACTGAAATGAGAGGAAATAGAAGTATTGGTGAAAAAATAGGGATTATTCCAATATTAGGTTCTTTAGCTCTTGCAATAGGTTATTCTTGTGTAATGGGCTGGGTTTTTAAATATGCTTGGATGTCAATTAGTGGTTCTATGTATGCTATGCAATCAGATATTGATCTAATAGGCTCTACTTTTGGGCAAACTGCATCTGCATGGGGTGCTAATTTCTGGATTATAATTGCATTAATAGTAAGCTTTATCATTATGTCAATGGGAATTGCAAGTGGAATAGAAAAAGCAAATAAAATTATGATGCCTGTATTATTTATTTTATTTGTTTTGTTAGGTATCTATATAATATTCCAACCTGGTTCTTCTGGTGGATATAAATATATTTTTACAGTTAATTTAGAAGGGCTTGCTAATCCTAAAATTTGGATATATGCTTTTGGACAAGCATTTTTCTCACTTTCTGTTGCTGGTAATGGTTCTGTTATCTATGGTTCTTATTTAAGTAAGAGCGAAGATATTCCTAACTCTGCTAAAAATGTTGCTTTCTTTGATACTTTAGCTGCTTTACTTGCTGCTTTTGTAATTATTCCAGCAATGGCTGTTGGAGGAGCTGAATTATCTTCTGGTGGACCTGGACTTATGTTTATTTACTTAATAAATATTATGAACAACATGGCTGGTGGAAGAATTATAGAAGTTATTTTCTACCTATGTATTCTTTTTGCAGGAGTTAGTTCAATTATTAATTTATACGAAGCACCAGTTGCATTTTTACAAGAAAAATTTAAAGCTAATCGTATTACAGCAACTGCAATTATCCACATTGTAGGGTGTATAGTTGCTGTTTGTATACAAGGTATAGTTTCTCAATGGATGGATGTTGTTTCTATATACATTTGTCCACTAGGAGCTTTACTTGCTGCTGTTATGTTCTTCTGGGTTGCAAGAAAAGAATTTGCAGAAGAAGCTGTTAATATGGGATCAAATAAAAAGATTGGAAGTTGGTTTTATCCAGCTGGTAAATATGTATATTGTCTTTTAGCACTTGTTGCTTTAATTGCTGGTGCTCTTCTTGGAGGAATTGGATAA
- a CDS encoding gamma-glutamyl-gamma-aminobutyrate hydrolase family protein — translation MKKPIIGITSAYEREEELLNYHRTTVSIDYTKSIVATGGIPIVLPVTDDRTIIKEQLSLIDGLILSGGADINPLLYGQDFRAGIGMVSPERDNYEMIVLEEFLKMGKPILGICRGHQLLNVYFGGTLFQDVQYYKGELVNHRQKIYPDMVTHKVNIIEQENILFEAYGREIITNSFHHQFIDKLGDGLTAIAKSNDGVVEAIQMKGHKFLYGIQWHPEMMIARKNEQMKEIFKKFIEASSY, via the coding sequence ATGAAAAAACCTATAATTGGTATAACATCAGCATATGAAAGAGAAGAGGAATTATTAAATTATCACAGAACAACTGTGAGCATTGATTATACAAAATCTATTGTAGCCACAGGTGGAATACCGATAGTGTTACCTGTAACTGACGATAGAACAATCATAAAAGAACAATTATCCTTGATAGATGGACTTATTTTATCAGGAGGAGCAGATATTAATCCATTGTTATATGGACAAGATTTTAGGGCAGGGATAGGAATGGTTTCACCTGAAAGAGACAATTATGAAATGATAGTCTTAGAAGAATTTTTAAAGATGGGAAAACCAATACTTGGGATTTGTAGAGGACATCAGTTACTAAATGTATATTTTGGTGGAACTTTATTTCAAGATGTACAATATTATAAAGGAGAATTAGTAAATCATAGGCAGAAAATTTATCCAGATATGGTAACACATAAAGTAAATATAATAGAACAAGAAAATATACTTTTTGAAGCATATGGTAGAGAAATAATTACAAATTCATTTCATCATCAATTCATAGATAAATTAGGAGATGGATTAACAGCAATAGCAAAGTCAAATGATGGTGTGGTAGAAGCTATTCAAATGAAAGGACATAAATTTTTATACGGTATACAATGGCATCCAGAAATGATGATAGCTAGAAAAAATGAACAAATGAAAGAAATATTTAAAAAGTTTATTGAGGCTTCAAGTTATTAA